Proteins from a genomic interval of Neodiprion lecontei isolate iyNeoLeco1 chromosome 2, iyNeoLeco1.1, whole genome shotgun sequence:
- the LOC107225732 gene encoding ragulator complex protein LAMTOR3-A, which produces MNVFQELKKFLYQLLNSVDGLHSILITDRDGVPVISVSDEKAPELAMRASFLSTFGMATDQGSKLDLGKNKTIISIYSSYQVVQMNKLPLVVSFIANNICDTGHILSLESKIDPILQNLKNVVAEA; this is translated from the exons ATGAACGTG TTTCaggaattgaagaaatttttatatcagcTATTGAACAGCGTTGATGGCTTACACAGTATTTTGATCACGGATCGTGATGGTGTTCCTGTCATATCAGTGTCAGATGAAAAAGCCCCAGAATTAGCAATGCGGGCAAGCTTCCTTTCTACATTCGGAATGGCCACTGATCAAGGGAGCAAATTAGATCTAGGAAAGAATAAAACCATTATTAGCATATACAGCAGTTATCAA GTTGTTCAAATGAATAAGCTACCATTGGTCGTAAGCTTTATTGCAAACAACATTTGTGATACCGGGCACATCTTGTCACTAGAGAGTAAAATTGAtccaattttacaaaatcttaAAAACGTTGTTGCCGAAGCCTGA
- the LOC107225731 gene encoding phosducin-like protein: MATLEDKILGEKLQYYCSSSSEDEGQDSADSEDEQKSQKPCDATASRSEQLPECAKWDGTSSNTGPKGVLGDWQRFKQIEAEKKVEQEKERIELLKKLSLTCRSALDEEKDNLEETDPELADLMNDEFLLNYQKQKMMEMLTRAEKLRFGRLFNLVTADQFLEAIDNEHESVTIVIHIYEPDIEGCETMNGCLLSLAIEYPSVKFCKIQGSAAGLSRHFKKEGVPALLVYKNKQVIGNFVRVTDHLGVDFYSSDVEHFLIEHGMISDRNCIPSIVSTKRNADSDSD; this comes from the exons ATGGCAACACTTGAGGATAAAATTTtgggtgaaaaattacaatattactGCAGTAGTTCAAGTGAAGACGAGGGGCAAGACTCAGCGGATTCTGAAGATGAACAAAAGTCGCAGAAACCGTGCGACGCGACAGCGTCAAGGTCTGAGCAACTGCCTGAGTGTGCAAAGTGGGACGGAACTTCAAGCAACACAGGGCCGAAAGGGGTCTTAGGCGACTGGCAGCGGTTTAAACAAATAGAGGCAGAGAAGAAAGTCGAACAGGAGAAGGAGAGGATCGAGCTGCTGAAGAAGTTGAGTTTGACTTGCAGGAGTGCTCTTGACGAGGAAAAAGATAATCTTGAGGAAACCGATCCAGAGTTGGCAGATTTGATGAACGACGAATTTTTACTCAATTATCAGAAGCAAAAAATGATGGAAATGCTCACTCGGGCTGAAAAATTAAGATTTGGCCGGTTATTCAACTTGGTAACTGCTGATCAATTTCTGGAGGCCATCGACAACGAACATGAATCTGTTACCATcgttattcatatttatgaACCTGACATAGAAGGATGTGAGACTATGAATGGCTGTTTACTTTCACTGGCCATCGAATATCCCAGcgttaaattttgcaaaattcaag gCTCCGCCGCAGGCTTAAGTAGGCACTTCAAAAAGGAGGGAGTTCCAGCACTGCttgtttataaaaacaaacaagtcaTAGGTAATTTTGTTCGTGTCACAGATCACCTTGGAGTTGACTTTTATTCCTCTgatgttgaacattttttaatcgagCATGGAATGATAAGTGACAGAAACTGTATTCCATCAATTGTTTCTACTAAGAGAAATGCAGATTCTGACAGCGACtag